The following DNA comes from Salvia splendens isolate huo1 chromosome 17, SspV2, whole genome shotgun sequence.
atattcgtcagggtctgtacccggccaacgtgcaccactccaaaacatcggactattcagacttgggtattcaccggaatccattttatagtgtaatttgagagtggaaatgttaaaaatgtgaatgtggggtagggggtatttatataaaaataatttttgaatttaaaaaataaaaaaacaaaaacgcgtagcatcatccgcgccatcgtccgcgtcgcccacagtaggcggacgatggcgcggacgatgcccttcGTCCGCGTATAGGGcgcgttgggttacgaaaaacccgcacctttggtcagtcaaaagtaAGTAGATGAATCAATATcggtatgctcaatgctaacgtacattgattagaaattaattatcaagacctcgtctttcagtagatagcaaaaAGCACTCGTCTGATGTTCGATCCTTCAGAGATACCACAACAACGTCATCCTATTTCAATAGGTTTAGAAATTAATCGGACGAccttgcaacctttcacgataggtagtctaggtctatctcaggttgtgaaattctttatttttctttgtcaGAACTGACGTTGTTACATTAAATTGGACGACGGCCCACAACCTGTCACTAGAACAAAGGactagactttgttacgttaaTACATTTAAAATCTGCAATAAACACCATAAATGTAAAAcctaacaacattatgacaaaataatctgtttattcattggaaaataacaagtagagttttacagtatcaaTCCACTCGAAGAGTGGATTCTagatacaaaaccctaacagcaCACGACATTATGGGAAGGACAACCTAGACGACTCGATCCCGAACTTGAAAGAACCCGAAGGAAAATAGAATGTGAGGCACGGATCAATGGCGGACAGAGAAGAGCTAGAGAGGCTTCAAGCCATGGTCAAGATACTGATGGATGAGAGAGAAGTGGAAAAGGTTGCCCGCGAGGCGCAGGAAAAGAAGGATAAGGAGATAGTACCCGTGATGCACATGTTCAATCACCGGAATATGATTACTTTTCCTGAAGCTAATAATTTTGAGTTGCGAATGACCCTCATACAAAGGGTTGAGTAGTCTCCTTTTGCAGGTAGGGCCACAGAAGACGCCAACCGCCATCTCTCGAAATTCGTAGAAATTGCCAACACTCTAAAATTAAATGGTGTCGACGACGATGCCATAAGGATAAGactttttcccttttccttAATTGATTGTGCGaaagagtggtttgagtgtATTCCCCACATAGTGAGTCTCCGCGAGGAAAGGTATAGTGGCTGCCTTCCTCGACAAGTATTATCCACCGGGGACAATTTTAAAGCTGAAGAGTGAGATCTTCCAATTCATGAAAGGCCATGACGAGCCCCTGTACGAGGCATTTGCTCATTCAAAGCCCTCCTCCACAAGTGCACCAACCACGGTTTCACCGTGGACCATCAGGTAGGAATTCTTTACAATGGATTTAATGAAACGATTTTTGCTATGTTGGATTCAGCCGCGAATGGAGGATTCTTGCAGAAGACCGGACCGGATGCCATGGCAGTCATTGTAGAATTCGCCACCAACAGCAGGGGGTCGTCGAAATAAAGGCACAACTCGAGACGAGTAGCAGCCATAGAAGAGGCTGAGGAGGTGGTCCCACACACCATATAACAACAATTATCGCCCTAACCAAGGGGGcgataatttcaataattataatggggACCGTCATCATCCTAACCTTTCATACTCTAATAATAATTTCTTGCAACCCCCTACAGGATTTAATGTGAGCAAAGGTGAAGTAGTTGAGCCTATCAAAAAGGATGAGAAGTATGACCAAGGCATCATGAAAATTTTAGAAGTGCTAGTGCAAGAAAGAAACACCAATGACACCAAGATTAGAGTTGTTAAGGCGAGATTGAACAACCTCAAGCAAGGGATAGGTAAGATTACCACTGTCGTCACGAACATTCAAACTCAAATGGACCAAGTCCACAAGAAGCTCGAAGAAGACAAGGTAAAGGCAGCACCACGAGTGGTAGACATAAGCAAGAAGTCAGTCGCCAAGCAAAAGAAGGACGACGACAGCGTCTATGAAGTGAAATCTGGGGATTGCCCGATAGCCGGTTGACCGCCACACATCCCGCAACAGCCTGCCGCTGGACCATAGATTGGAATCTGCCCAACTCCTGGTGGACCGCCACATACCCCGCAGTGGCCCGCCACTGAGGAGGTAGAGGCACCACCCAAAAAGGAACTCGTGTGGCGCAACGGGATTGTACTCACCCTCCAGCTGAAGAAGAAGTTCAAGCTTGAAGAGCAATTCAAGCATTTTCTCAATATGTTTTGCAAGGTCCATACCTATATTCCTCTCGCTGAATCGTTGCAAAAAATACCTAGGTACGCAAAGCTACTAAGGGAGGCAGTGATGAGAAAGAAAAATCCCACAAAAGCCGACCTTAAGTTGCCTCACCATTGCAGCAAGATCATCCAAAGGGAGAGAGTAGTGAAGCAAAGAGATCCCGATCAGTTCATAATTAGGTGTTCAATTGGAGAAGGAAAAGTGGACAAGGCCCTTTGCAATCTAGGGGCTAGCATCAATCTTATGCCGCTGAAATACTACGAGAAGCTCAAAATCGGACCTCTCAAGACGTTGGATGTAAGCATAAGGTTGGCCGACAACACGGCCATCAAAACTGTGGGCATGATTGAGGATGTTTTGGTAAAGGTAGATGATTTCATCTTCCCCGCCGATTTCATTATTCTTGACATGAAAGTAGACAAAAGTGTACCTCTAATCTTAGGCAGAGATTTTCTAGCCACGTGCAAAGCTCTTATTGATGTAGGTAGAGGCGAGATCACGATTAGCGACAATTACAGCCACTCCACCTACAAGATAGAGAATGAAATGCTTAAGTATGAAGAGGCGCAACACGCTAAGATGGAGCGTGAATGCAGGGCGGTCATGATGACCGACACATCTAAGCCTTTTAGGCCATTAGAAGGGGAGGATTCTTCTAACCCTTCTATCTTTGTTGTCCATGTTGTTCCTCAAGTTCCTTAAAAGAATGTACCTAAACATGCTAAACCTCCCTTGTAGGAGAAACCtaaaaggaagaagaaaggcAAGAAGAAGCCTCAAACTCAAGCAGATCCGGAAGTCTATGTGATCAAGAACCCGAACGGAAAGTACCAATGGTGGAAAAAGATTTGCAACAAAATGGTCAAGTTCGCAGTTTTCAGCACTAGGGTCGTTGATCCGCCCACTTAGATGGGACACTtcaagtcgagccaacgacttaaAATAAAGGCgtttgttgggaggcaacccaatttgtttttcctttaatttccttcggttttgtttttttgtttttcccttaattttcatgcatttttttgcacataaaaaaaatgaactaGTGGAGACCGCCGCACAATCCATGGCGGTCATTACCGGATGTTCACTGTGCAGGAACAGATCGGGCCCTAGGACTGGCTAGAGAAACCGCTGTACGGGCTGCAGCGGCCCGCTAGAGGGACGTCGTTTTCGCAACACGCGTGGCGGTCGCAACGGAGAGGTCAATGACGTGATTTTCATCTATATAAGGTGTGTTTTCTATCATTCTTTCCACCATATTCTCCAATTCCCTCTTGCACACGACCCCAACTACAAATATCACCAAATCACACAACCACACTCTCATTCTCCCTTTCAATTACGAATTTCAAGCTTTTGTCGTCCAATTCTATCCAACTCAAGGTATGAATCCCACACTTAATTGCtcagtttttgtttaatttttccAAGGATTTTGCTCTTTCATTGATGAATTGTTCGATTGAAAAACATGTTCTAGTATGAGGGATGTGTTTGAtgatgattttatttattttcatgatttgatttttcatagggtggtgaattgttgattttgttggtgaTTTCCCTCTTGTTCTTTAGAGTTTATCTGTTGCAATCATATTTATAGCATTGTGAGGCTATTATTAGTTCCATGAATTGCATTACTTATGTAATTATAGAGATTGTTTATATGTGTTGATTTTGTTGATACGTCTCTGCATGAGGGATGAATTCAAGTTGGGGGATGGATTGTTTGTGTTCTAAATTGTTGGTTTTGTTTTACATGATCATATGCTACAATTTAGGATGCCTTTTTTTGTTACAAACTTGCACATCATTGTTATTTATTGAAGTATGCTTAGTTGAGTACAAATTTGAGGGAACCCTTGTTTGTCTATTATCTGGTGCTCTTTTTAGAGTTTGTTTTTCTTGTGTAGGACAATGACAACAAGAGGAAACCCCAAGAATGCAAAGAACTATGGGATTAGCCTTACGATGGATGATCAAAAGGCTATGTGGAAGAAAGTGTCGGCGAGGGAGACGGCCTCCCCTACAAACTTTACGGATTTTGGATGATTTTTGGTCGTTATGCAACGTCGGCAAGGGGAATGGCCTTATCCAAATGTTCCAAGGGAGGTGGCCATCATATAGGAGACTCACTCTAGAGTTTTTAAGTTCGCTCAAGGTGAACAAGAACCACCGCTCCGTATCCTCGAGAGCATTGACTTCCGCCTAAGAAACAACAACCACTCACTTACCGTGGAAG
Coding sequences within:
- the LOC121774328 gene encoding uncharacterized protein LOC121774328, translated to MADREELERLQAMVKILMDEREVEKVAREAQEKKDKEIVPVMHMFNHRNMITFPEANNFELRMTLIQRAMTSPCTRHLLIQSPPPQVHQPRFHRGPSGFNVSKGEVVEPIKKDEKYDQGIMKILEVLVQERNTNDTKIRVVKARLNNLKQGIGKITTVVTNIQTQMDQVHKKLEEDKVKAAPRVVDISKKSVAKQKKDDDSVYEWPATEEVEAPPKKELVWRNGIVLTLQLKKKFKLEEQFKHFLNMFCKVHTYIPLAESLQKIPRYAKLLREAVMRKKNPTKADLKLPHHCSKIIQRERVVKQRDPDQFIIRCSIGEGKVDKALCNLGASINLMPLKYYEKLKIGPLKTLDVSIRLADNTAIKTVGMIEDVLVKVDDFIFPADFIILDMKVDKSVPLILGRDFLATCKALIDVGRGEITISDNYSHSTYKIENEMLKYEEAQHAKMERECRAVMMTDTSKPFRPLEGEDSSNPSIFVVHVVPQEKPKRKKKGKKKPQTQADPEVYVIKNPNGKYQWWKKICNKMVKTMTTRGNPKNAKNYGISLTMDDQKAMWKKVSARETASPTNFTDFG